One stretch of Acidobacteriota bacterium DNA includes these proteins:
- a CDS encoding MerR family transcriptional regulator: MYNRGVAREPKGVKIGEVCRIADVQPYVLRHWESEFEQLAPKKTGGGQRLYSQDEVAIILRIKELLYGEGFTIPGAKKKLAAEVRGGKLLEEAEPAPPSDEASKLLRETRNELKALLRILDR, translated from the coding sequence ATCTATAATCGCGGCGTGGCCAGGGAACCCAAAGGGGTAAAGATCGGCGAGGTCTGCAGGATTGCGGATGTTCAGCCGTACGTGCTGAGGCACTGGGAATCGGAGTTCGAGCAGCTCGCTCCGAAGAAAACCGGCGGCGGCCAGCGGCTCTACTCGCAGGACGAGGTCGCGATCATCCTTCGAATCAAGGAACTCCTCTACGGCGAGGGCTTCACCATTCCCGGGGCCAAGAAGAAGCTCGCCGCCGAGGTCCGGGGTGGAAAACTTCTCGAGGAAGCAGAGCCGGCACCACCGTCCGACGAGGCGAGCAAGTTGCTCAGGGAAACGCGAAACGAACTGAAGGCCCTGCTCAGAATTCTCGACCGCTGA
- a CDS encoding response regulator: protein MTDQTRGRVLIVDDDEMITNLLRTVIEPEAEVEVAVNGMDANARLSEHEYDLVFLDLRMPGGSGQTVIDHLRETDADTRPKVIVLSAVANENTRLDESVVTAIIRKPFDPTNIAAIVRRYLSEA, encoded by the coding sequence ATGACGGATCAAACCAGAGGACGTGTGCTGATCGTCGATGACGACGAGATGATCACGAATCTTCTTCGCACGGTCATTGAGCCGGAGGCGGAAGTCGAGGTCGCCGTCAACGGGATGGACGCGAATGCCCGGTTGAGTGAGCACGAGTACGACCTCGTCTTCCTCGACCTTCGGATGCCGGGTGGAAGCGGCCAGACAGTGATCGATCACCTTCGCGAAACTGATGCGGACACTCGGCCGAAGGTGATCGTTCTGAGCGCCGTCGCAAACGAAAATACCCGACTCGACGAGTCGGTCGTCACCGCGATCATCCGGAAACCATTCGACCCGACCAACATCGCTGCAATCGTCCGTCGTTATCTCAGCGAAGCGTGA
- the malQ gene encoding 4-alpha-glucanotransferase, whose translation MPRRAAGLLFHLSSLPSEYGIGDLGPRVDRMLDWLRETGVRYWQILPLGPVGDGGSPYDARSAFAGNPLLISPALLVAEGLAGDEWRGRTVEVSRVDYPAVREERMAMLAESWRRANRDKSTLVAEAARWSRDDEQRPWLEDWTLFRALKDHFGDATWQEWERPIRMRDTNALEKLSSELADERAVHRWGQFLFFRQWSRVRDAASARGIRILGDAPIYVSLDSADVWAHPELFQLNAERRPVVVSGVPPDYFAKHGQRWGNPLYDWPAHHRSGYRWWAERIAANLRMVDVLRLDHFRAFAGYWEIQASEPTAVNGRWRDGPGMALFDAIFAKLGRVPLVAEDLGLITPDVHALRRRLGIPGMKVIQFGFGEPDNEHLPHMYAADVIGYTATHDNDTTRGWFESAPSDQREHATSYLGTRDPVEVSWRAIEAVCRSRAGLAIFPIQDVLSLGSSARLNTPGTVEGNWRWRAPSNWAGPSAAAKLRSIIENTRRA comes from the coding sequence GTGCCTCGTCGGGCTGCCGGTCTTCTTTTCCATCTCTCCTCTCTTCCTTCGGAGTATGGGATCGGCGATCTGGGACCGCGGGTCGATCGGATGCTCGACTGGCTCCGCGAGACCGGCGTTCGGTACTGGCAGATCCTGCCGCTCGGGCCGGTGGGCGACGGCGGATCGCCATACGATGCGCGGTCGGCGTTCGCTGGAAACCCACTGCTGATCTCACCGGCGCTGCTGGTTGCAGAAGGGCTCGCTGGCGACGAGTGGCGCGGGCGGACCGTCGAGGTCAGCAGAGTCGACTACCCGGCGGTGCGCGAGGAGCGCATGGCGATGCTCGCCGAATCGTGGCGACGAGCGAACCGCGACAAATCGACGCTCGTCGCGGAGGCGGCCCGGTGGTCGCGCGATGATGAGCAGCGCCCATGGCTCGAGGACTGGACTCTCTTCCGCGCACTCAAGGACCACTTCGGCGACGCGACCTGGCAGGAGTGGGAGCGCCCGATCCGGATGCGGGATACGAATGCGCTCGAGAAGCTCTCCTCGGAGCTCGCTGACGAACGCGCGGTGCATCGGTGGGGACAGTTTCTCTTCTTCAGGCAGTGGTCGCGCGTGAGAGACGCGGCGTCGGCCCGCGGGATCAGAATTCTCGGCGACGCTCCGATCTATGTCTCGCTCGACAGCGCTGACGTCTGGGCGCACCCCGAGCTCTTCCAGCTGAACGCGGAGCGGCGCCCGGTCGTCGTCTCGGGAGTGCCCCCTGACTACTTCGCGAAGCACGGTCAGCGCTGGGGAAATCCCCTCTACGACTGGCCGGCGCATCACCGGAGCGGATACCGGTGGTGGGCCGAGCGGATCGCGGCGAACCTCCGAATGGTCGATGTGCTCCGGCTCGATCACTTTCGCGCGTTCGCCGGCTACTGGGAAATCCAGGCGTCGGAACCGACCGCGGTCAACGGCCGCTGGCGGGATGGCCCCGGAATGGCGCTCTTCGACGCTATCTTCGCGAAGCTCGGACGCGTGCCGCTCGTCGCAGAGGATCTCGGCCTGATCACGCCCGACGTCCACGCGCTTCGCCGCAGGCTCGGAATCCCCGGAATGAAGGTCATCCAGTTCGGCTTCGGCGAACCCGACAACGAACATCTGCCGCACATGTATGCGGCGGACGTCATCGGGTACACGGCGACGCACGACAACGACACGACGCGCGGCTGGTTCGAATCGGCGCCGTCCGACCAGCGGGAGCACGCGACGTCGTATCTCGGTACGCGCGATCCTGTCGAGGTGTCGTGGCGCGCGATCGAAGCGGTGTGCCGCTCCCGCGCGGGGCTCGCAATCTTCCCGATACAGGACGTCCTGAGCCTCGGTTCCTCGGCGCGGCTGAACACCCCGGGAACGGTCGAGGGCAACTGGCGCTGGCGCGCGCCGTCGAACTGGGCGGGCCCTTCCGCGGCGGCCAAGCTCCGCTCGATCATAGAGAACACGAGGCGCGCTTGA